A genomic window from Lotus japonicus ecotype B-129 chromosome 1, LjGifu_v1.2 includes:
- the LOC130727884 gene encoding protein EARLY STARVATION 1, chloroplastic, which produces MAASSRGFSTAQFDFKLRARRLNVVAASLLLPSNHVLVESSCSRRKRRKTCFFDVDRARLRCCCSDSVTPIRRASGAGNGGDRSEEWRLDPKKNPHIHRMRVQASPAAMPFASPPSFLKQEKFYPRCTPRNSGPQSRDTPPKRDTGIANEKDWGISLLNENVNESGTNEDGSTWYRENGEELGENGYRCRWTRMGGQSHDGSSEWKETWWEKSDWTGYKELGVEKSGRNSEGDSWWETWQENLQQDEWSNIARIERSAQKQAKSGTENAGWYEKWWEKYDAKGWTEKGAHKYGRLNEQSWWEKWGEHYDGRESVLKWTDKWAETELGTKWGDKWEERFFKGIGSRHGETWHVSPSSERWSRTWGEEHFGNGKVHKYGNSTTGESWDIVVDEETYYEAEPHYGWADVVGDSSQLLSIEPRERPPGVFPNLDFGSPPSPEADNSPDDDFPRHNEDLT; this is translated from the exons ATGGCGGCGAGTTCTAGAGGCTTCTCGACGGCGCAGTTCGATTTCAAGCTCAGAGCAAGGCGCCTCAATGTCGTCGCTGCTTCTCTGCTGCTACCTAGCAACCACGTGCTCGTCGAATCGTCGTGCTCGAGGAGGAAGCGGAGGAAGACGTGCTTCTTCGACGTTGATCGAGCTCGACTACGATGCTGCTGTTCCGACTCGGTCACTCCGATTCGCAGAGCGAGTGGAGCTGGCAACGGCGGTGATAGGAGCGAGGAGTGGAGGTTGGATCCGAAGAAAAACCCTCACATTCATAGAATGAGGGTTCAGGCTTCTCCTGCTGCAATGCCTTTCGCTTCTCCACC ATCCTTCCTGAAGCAGGAAAAATTCTATCCTCGTTGCACGCCAAGAAATTCTGGTCCACAGTCACGTGATACCCCACCAAAAAGAG ACACGGGTATAGCAAATGAGAAGGACTGGGGTATCAGCTTGTTAAATGAAAATGTTAACGAGTCCGGCACTAATGAAGATGGGAGTACCTGGTACAGAGAAAATGGGGAAGAGCTGGGTGAAAATGGATATAGATGTAGATGGACAAGAATGGGTGGTCAATCCCATGATGGTTCCTCAGAATGGAAAGAAACg TGGTGGGAGAAGAGTGACTGGACGGGATATAAGGAGCTAG GTGTTGAGAAATCTGGTAGAAATTCTGAGGGGGATTCTTGGTGGGAAACATGGCAAGAAAATCTTCAGCAAGATGAATGGAG TAACATAGCAAGAATAGAAAGAAGCGCACAAAAGCAAGCAAAATCTGGAACTGAAAATGCTGGATGGTATGAGAAATG GTGGGAAAAATATGATGCTAAAGGGTGGACTGAAAAAGGGGCACATAAGTATGGTAGACTGAATGAACAATCATGGTGGGAGAAGTGGGGCGAGCATTATGATGGAAGAGAATCTGTTCTCAAATG GACAGATAAGTGGGCTGAAACTGAGCTTGGAACAAAATGGGGAGACAAGTGGGAGGAGAGGTTTTTCAAAGGCATAGGTTCGCGTCATGGGGAAACATGGCATGTATCTCCAAGCAGTGAAC GTTGGTCAAGAACTTGGGGAGAAGAGCATTTCGGAAATGG GAAAGTCCATAAATATGGAAATAGCACAACTGGTGAGAGCTGGGATATAGTTGTAGATGAGGAAACTTATTACGA GGCGGAACCTCATTATGGATGGGCAGATGTGGTGGGTGATTCAAGCCAATTACTCTCAATTGAGCCTCGCGAGAGGCCGCCTGGTGTCTTCCCCAATCTAGACTTCGGTTCACCTCCCTCCCCCGAAGCTGATAATTCACCGGATGATGATTTTCCCCGTCACAATGAAGATCTGACTTAA
- the LOC130727883 gene encoding O-fucosyltransferase 16-like isoform X2 produces MCGVLEIRSTSTAAAMPAASFQVTIHVAEAREITHPNRYLLIATSGGLNQQRTGITDAVVAARILNATLVVPKLDQRSYWKDSSNFSEIFDVDWFISHLSKDVQIIKQLPSKGKKPLSAYSMRVPRKCSERCYINRILPVLQKKRAVQLNKFDYRLANRLDTEYQKLRCRVNYHALKFTNPILTMGEKLVHRMRMKSKHYIALHLRYEPDMLAFSGCDYGGGEKEQKELGAIRRRWKTLHKSNPDRQRRQGKCPLTPEEVGLMLRALGYGSEVHIYVASGEVYGGEETLAPLKALFPNFHTKETIATKEELGPFSSFSSRMAALDFIVCDESDVFVTNNNGNMAKILAGRRRYFGHKPTIRPNAKKIYRLFLSRSNMTWEVFASGIRTFQKGFVGEPKEVRPGRGGFHENPHTCICEDSGAKVDKNSGPRKFGKDSIPQKNVANEEVDVEDDDDDDNDMNEIPEKDMFNETTSDYETLNFEDPELEEIVSD; encoded by the exons ATGTGTGGAGTTCTAGAAATTCGGAGCACTTCCACGGCTGCAGCAATGCCAGCAGCAAGTTTCCAA GTGACTATTCATGTGGCAGAAGCTCGAGAGATTACGCATCCGAATCGGTATTTGTTGATTGCAACCAGTGGAGGCTTGAATCAACAAAGAACTGGG ATAACAGATGCTGTTGTTGCTGCGCGAATTTTGAATGCGACTCTTGTAGTGCCAAAATTGGATCAACGATCTTACTGGAAAGATTCTAG TAACTTTTCAGAGATCTTTGATGTTGATTGGTTTATATCGCATCTGTCCAAAGATGTCCAAATTATCAAGCAACTCCCAAGTAAGGGTAAGAAACCATTATCTGCATACAGCATGCGTGTTCCAAGGAAGTGTAGTGAAAGATGCTATATAAATCGTATATTACCCGTGCTCCAGAAAAAGCGT GCTGTTCAGCTCAACAAGTTTGACTACAGACTTGCAAATAGGTTGGATACAGAGTATcagaagttgagatgtagagTTAATTACCACGCTTTGAAATTTACCAACCCTATACTAACAATGGGTGAAAAATTGGTCCATCGGATGAGGATGAAAAGCAAGCATTATATTGCACTGCACCTCAG ATATGAACCTGATATGCTTGCATTTTCTGGATGTGATTATGGTGGAGGCGAGAAGGAGCAGAAGGAACTGGGGGCAATAAGGAGGAGGTGGAAGACACTACAT AAAAGCAATCCTGATAGGCAAAGGAGGCAGGGAAAATGCCCATTAACCCCAGAAGAAGTTGGTCTCATGCTAAGAGCCTTGGGCTATGGTTCTGAGGTTCATATTTATGTTGCATCTGGGGAAGTTTATGGTGGGGAAGAAACATTGGCACCTCTCAAAGCTTTGTTTCCTAATTTCCATACAAAAGAAACCATTGCTACCAAGGAAGAACTAGGaccattttcttcattttcttctcgCATGGCTGCACTCGACTTCATTGTTTGTGATGAAAGTGATGTTTTTGTGACCAATAACAATGGTAATATGGCTAAAATATTAGCTGGGCGAAG GAGATACTTTGGGCACAAACCTACCATTCGTCCAAATGCTAAAAAAATCTACCGGTTGTTCTTGAGCAGAAGTAATATGACTTGGGAAGTTTTTGCTTCTGGTATCCGTACTTTTCAGAAAGGCTTTGTGGGGGAGCCAAAGGAGGTTAGACCAGGTAGAGGCGGGTTTCATGAGAATCCACATACCTGTATATGTGAAGATTCTGGGGCTAAAGTGGACAAAAATTCTGGACCAAGAAAATTTGGGAAGGATAGTATACCCCAGAAAAATGTAGCAAACGAAGAGGTTGATGTTGAAGATGACGATGACGATGACAATGATATGAATGAAATACCAGAGAAGGATATGTTCAATGAAACAACGTCGGACTATGAAACTCTCAACTTTGAGGATCCTGAGTTGGAGGAAATTGTGTCAGATTAG
- the LOC130727886 gene encoding uncharacterized protein LOC130727886, which yields MIMYLLTGKPSFTPKLVLSSSSSTSSSSSSSISIVSFRTRSTTSISFPRNSNRKGRFPLRVEAYDSSTNPAGDSNSKPPNGTLSKSRREILLEYVKNVQPEFMEMFVKRAPQQVVDAMRQTVTNMIGTLPPQFFAVTITTVAENLAQLMYSVMMTGYMFKNAQYRLELQEGLEQVALPDVQDKKDKPDYAPGTQKNVSGEVLRWNHVSGPERIDAKKYIELLEVEIEELNRQVGRQSSNAQNELLEYLKSLEPRNLKDLTSSAGEDVVLAMNTFIKRLLAVADPSQMKTSVTETSATELSKLLYWLMVVGYSIRNIEVRYDMERVLGTPPKLAELPPGENV from the exons ATGATCATGTATTTGTTGACAGGGAAACCCTCCTTCACACCCAAATTGGTgctgtcttcttcttcttcaacttcatcttcatcgTCATCTTCAATTTCCATCGTTTCATTCCGAACTCGTTCAACCACATCGATTAGTTTTCCCAGAAATTCAAACCGTAAAGGAAGATTTCCATTGAGGGTTGAAGCTTATGATTCCTCCACCAACCCTGCTGGAGATTCCAATTCCAAACCCCCTAACGGCACTCTC TCAAAGAGCAGGAGAGAGATTTTGCTGGAATATGTTAAGAATGTGCAGCCGGAATTTATGGAAATGTTTGTGAAAAGAGCACCTCAACAG GTTGTGGATGCTATGCGGCAAACAGTGACAAATATGATTGGAACACTCCCCCCTCAATTTTTTGCTGTCACAATTACCACT gTAGCTGAAAACCTTGCACAGCTCATGTACAGTGTCATGATGACTGGATACATGTTCAAGAATGCACAATACCGTTTGGAATTGCAAGAAGGTTTGGAACAGGTTGCCCTTCCTGATGTGCAAGATAAAAAG GATAAGCCAGATTATGCACCTGGGACACAAAAGAATGTTTCAGGTGAAGTCCTTCGGTGGAACCATGTTTCTGGACCTGAAAGAATAGATGCTAAAAAGTATATTGAATTACTTGAAGTGGAGATTGAGGAGCTGAATCGTCAAGTTGGAAGACAATCTAGCAATGCACAAAATGAACTGTTGGAATACCTAAAATCTCTTGAGCCTCGGAacttgaag GACTTGACTAGTAGTGCTGGGGAGGACGTTGTGCTTGCAATGAATACATTTATAAAGCGCCTACTGGCTGTTGCAGATCCTAGTCAAATGAag actaGCGTGACTGAGACTAGTGCAACTGAACTTAGCAAACTTCTTTATTGGTTGATGGTGGTCGGGTACAGCATTCGCAATATTGAAGTTCGTTATGACATGGAAAGAGTACTTGGTACTCCTCCAAAGCTGGCTGAATTGCCACCAGGTGAAAATGTTTAA
- the LOC130727882 gene encoding WD repeat-containing protein DWA2-like has protein sequence MQAASSGIGYGLKYQARCISDVKADTDHTSFLAGTLSLKEENEVHLIRLSSSGTELFCEGLFSHPNEIWDLVSCPFDQRIFSTVYSNGESYGAAIWQIPELYGELNSPQLERITSLDTDASKIKCILWWPSGRHDKLISINEENLCLWNLDVSKKTAQVQSKDSAGVLHKLSGGAWDPHDVNSVAATCESYLQFWDVRTMKKTNSIECSHVCGVDYDPCKKHILVTAEHESGIHVWDLRNPKVPLQELPGHTHWTWSVKCNPEYDGMILSAGTDSAVNLWLASTNLDELTTESQADSSSRWVDPLLNTYSDYEDSIYGLTWSSREPWIFASLSYDGRVVVESVKPFISKK, from the exons ATGCAAGCTGCTTCATCAGGAATCGGATACGGTCTAAAATATCAG GCTAGATGCATATCGGATGTAAAAGCAGACACAGATCACACTAGCTTCCTCGCCGGCACTCTCAGCCTCAAAGAAGAAAATGAG GTTCATCTGATTAGGCTTTCGTCGAGTGGAACTGAACTGTTCTGTGAGGGATTGTTTTCGCACCCGAACGAGATCTGGGACCTTGTTTCCTGCCCTTTTGATCAGCGAATCTTCTCAACCGTCTACTCTAATG GCGAATCGTATGGAGCAGCTATATGGCAGATCCCGGAGTTATATGGCGAGTTAAATTCCCCTCAGCTAGAGAGAATCACATCGCTTGACACTGATGCTTCTAAGATTAAATG CATTCTTTGGTGGCCATCTGGAAGGCATGATAAATTGATCAGCATTAATGAGGAAAACTTGTGCTTGTGGAATTTGGATGTTTCCAAGAAAACTGCACAG GTACAATCTAAAGATTCAGCTGGTGTGCTGCACAAGTTATCAGGAGGGGCATGGGATCCGCATGATGTGAATTCTGTTGCTGCAACTTGTGAATCATATCTCCAGTTTTGGGATGTCAGAACAATGAA GAAGACTAATTCAATTGAGTGTTCCCATGTATGCGGTGTTGATTACGATCCTTGCAAGAAGCACATACTT GTTACTGCAGAACATGAGTCTGGGATACATGTTTGGGATCTAAGAAATCCGAAAGTTCCCCTCCAAGAGCTTCCAGGACATACACATTG GACATGGAGTGTCAAGTGTAACCCAGAGTATGATGGAATGATCctg AGTGCGGGTACAGATTCAGCTGTTAACTTGTGGCTTGCTTCTACAAACCTTGATGAGTTAACAACTGAAAG TCAAGCAGATTCGTCTTCCCGTTGGGTTGATCCATTACTTAATACATACAGTGATTATGAAGACAGCATTTATG GGCTCACATGGAGTTCTCGTGAACCATGGATCTTTGCATCATTATCTTATGATGGCAGG gtTGTTGTGGAATCCGTTAAGCCTTTCATCTCCAAAAAATGA
- the LOC130727883 gene encoding O-fucosyltransferase 6-like isoform X1 → MAFQRRRHHHYQRCGRMIPLISAVAAALLFLFALLSFLAPTPIDTDHMHHHRQQYASFNVQADDDAIGNPVDDAIGNPVFRIPSDGGKLGRDVWSSRNSEHFHGCSNASSKFPKAREITHPNRYLLIATSGGLNQQRTGITDAVVAARILNATLVVPKLDQRSYWKDSSNFSEIFDVDWFISHLSKDVQIIKQLPSKGKKPLSAYSMRVPRKCSERCYINRILPVLQKKRAVQLNKFDYRLANRLDTEYQKLRCRVNYHALKFTNPILTMGEKLVHRMRMKSKHYIALHLRYEPDMLAFSGCDYGGGEKEQKELGAIRRRWKTLHKSNPDRQRRQGKCPLTPEEVGLMLRALGYGSEVHIYVASGEVYGGEETLAPLKALFPNFHTKETIATKEELGPFSSFSSRMAALDFIVCDESDVFVTNNNGNMAKILAGRRRYFGHKPTIRPNAKKIYRLFLSRSNMTWEVFASGIRTFQKGFVGEPKEVRPGRGGFHENPHTCICEDSGAKVDKNSGPRKFGKDSIPQKNVANEEVDVEDDDDDDNDMNEIPEKDMFNETTSDYETLNFEDPELEEIVSD, encoded by the exons ATGGCGTTTCAGCGGCGGCGCCACCACCATTACCAACGCTGCGGCCGTATGATTCCACTGATCTCCGCCGTCGCCGCCGCTCTACTCTTTCTCTTCGCTCTCCTTTCCTTTTTAGCTCCTACTCCGATCGATACTGATCATATGCACCACCACAGACAACAATACGCCTCg TTCAATGTTCAAGCGGATGATGATGCGATTGGAAATCCTGTCGATGACGCGATTGGAAATCCTGTGTTTCGCATTCCG AGTGACGGAGGGAAGCTAGGTCGAGATGTGTGGAGTTCTAGAAATTCGGAGCACTTCCACGGCTGCAGCAATGCCAGCAGCAAGTTTCCAA AAGCTCGAGAGATTACGCATCCGAATCGGTATTTGTTGATTGCAACCAGTGGAGGCTTGAATCAACAAAGAACTGGG ATAACAGATGCTGTTGTTGCTGCGCGAATTTTGAATGCGACTCTTGTAGTGCCAAAATTGGATCAACGATCTTACTGGAAAGATTCTAG TAACTTTTCAGAGATCTTTGATGTTGATTGGTTTATATCGCATCTGTCCAAAGATGTCCAAATTATCAAGCAACTCCCAAGTAAGGGTAAGAAACCATTATCTGCATACAGCATGCGTGTTCCAAGGAAGTGTAGTGAAAGATGCTATATAAATCGTATATTACCCGTGCTCCAGAAAAAGCGT GCTGTTCAGCTCAACAAGTTTGACTACAGACTTGCAAATAGGTTGGATACAGAGTATcagaagttgagatgtagagTTAATTACCACGCTTTGAAATTTACCAACCCTATACTAACAATGGGTGAAAAATTGGTCCATCGGATGAGGATGAAAAGCAAGCATTATATTGCACTGCACCTCAG ATATGAACCTGATATGCTTGCATTTTCTGGATGTGATTATGGTGGAGGCGAGAAGGAGCAGAAGGAACTGGGGGCAATAAGGAGGAGGTGGAAGACACTACAT AAAAGCAATCCTGATAGGCAAAGGAGGCAGGGAAAATGCCCATTAACCCCAGAAGAAGTTGGTCTCATGCTAAGAGCCTTGGGCTATGGTTCTGAGGTTCATATTTATGTTGCATCTGGGGAAGTTTATGGTGGGGAAGAAACATTGGCACCTCTCAAAGCTTTGTTTCCTAATTTCCATACAAAAGAAACCATTGCTACCAAGGAAGAACTAGGaccattttcttcattttcttctcgCATGGCTGCACTCGACTTCATTGTTTGTGATGAAAGTGATGTTTTTGTGACCAATAACAATGGTAATATGGCTAAAATATTAGCTGGGCGAAG GAGATACTTTGGGCACAAACCTACCATTCGTCCAAATGCTAAAAAAATCTACCGGTTGTTCTTGAGCAGAAGTAATATGACTTGGGAAGTTTTTGCTTCTGGTATCCGTACTTTTCAGAAAGGCTTTGTGGGGGAGCCAAAGGAGGTTAGACCAGGTAGAGGCGGGTTTCATGAGAATCCACATACCTGTATATGTGAAGATTCTGGGGCTAAAGTGGACAAAAATTCTGGACCAAGAAAATTTGGGAAGGATAGTATACCCCAGAAAAATGTAGCAAACGAAGAGGTTGATGTTGAAGATGACGATGACGATGACAATGATATGAATGAAATACCAGAGAAGGATATGTTCAATGAAACAACGTCGGACTATGAAACTCTCAACTTTGAGGATCCTGAGTTGGAGGAAATTGTGTCAGATTAG
- the LOC130727883 gene encoding O-fucosyltransferase 16-like isoform X3, protein MRQAREITHPNRYLLIATSGGLNQQRTGITDAVVAARILNATLVVPKLDQRSYWKDSSNFSEIFDVDWFISHLSKDVQIIKQLPSKGKKPLSAYSMRVPRKCSERCYINRILPVLQKKRAVQLNKFDYRLANRLDTEYQKLRCRVNYHALKFTNPILTMGEKLVHRMRMKSKHYIALHLRYEPDMLAFSGCDYGGGEKEQKELGAIRRRWKTLHKSNPDRQRRQGKCPLTPEEVGLMLRALGYGSEVHIYVASGEVYGGEETLAPLKALFPNFHTKETIATKEELGPFSSFSSRMAALDFIVCDESDVFVTNNNGNMAKILAGRRRYFGHKPTIRPNAKKIYRLFLSRSNMTWEVFASGIRTFQKGFVGEPKEVRPGRGGFHENPHTCICEDSGAKVDKNSGPRKFGKDSIPQKNVANEEVDVEDDDDDDNDMNEIPEKDMFNETTSDYETLNFEDPELEEIVSD, encoded by the exons ATGCGAC AAGCTCGAGAGATTACGCATCCGAATCGGTATTTGTTGATTGCAACCAGTGGAGGCTTGAATCAACAAAGAACTGGG ATAACAGATGCTGTTGTTGCTGCGCGAATTTTGAATGCGACTCTTGTAGTGCCAAAATTGGATCAACGATCTTACTGGAAAGATTCTAG TAACTTTTCAGAGATCTTTGATGTTGATTGGTTTATATCGCATCTGTCCAAAGATGTCCAAATTATCAAGCAACTCCCAAGTAAGGGTAAGAAACCATTATCTGCATACAGCATGCGTGTTCCAAGGAAGTGTAGTGAAAGATGCTATATAAATCGTATATTACCCGTGCTCCAGAAAAAGCGT GCTGTTCAGCTCAACAAGTTTGACTACAGACTTGCAAATAGGTTGGATACAGAGTATcagaagttgagatgtagagTTAATTACCACGCTTTGAAATTTACCAACCCTATACTAACAATGGGTGAAAAATTGGTCCATCGGATGAGGATGAAAAGCAAGCATTATATTGCACTGCACCTCAG ATATGAACCTGATATGCTTGCATTTTCTGGATGTGATTATGGTGGAGGCGAGAAGGAGCAGAAGGAACTGGGGGCAATAAGGAGGAGGTGGAAGACACTACAT AAAAGCAATCCTGATAGGCAAAGGAGGCAGGGAAAATGCCCATTAACCCCAGAAGAAGTTGGTCTCATGCTAAGAGCCTTGGGCTATGGTTCTGAGGTTCATATTTATGTTGCATCTGGGGAAGTTTATGGTGGGGAAGAAACATTGGCACCTCTCAAAGCTTTGTTTCCTAATTTCCATACAAAAGAAACCATTGCTACCAAGGAAGAACTAGGaccattttcttcattttcttctcgCATGGCTGCACTCGACTTCATTGTTTGTGATGAAAGTGATGTTTTTGTGACCAATAACAATGGTAATATGGCTAAAATATTAGCTGGGCGAAG GAGATACTTTGGGCACAAACCTACCATTCGTCCAAATGCTAAAAAAATCTACCGGTTGTTCTTGAGCAGAAGTAATATGACTTGGGAAGTTTTTGCTTCTGGTATCCGTACTTTTCAGAAAGGCTTTGTGGGGGAGCCAAAGGAGGTTAGACCAGGTAGAGGCGGGTTTCATGAGAATCCACATACCTGTATATGTGAAGATTCTGGGGCTAAAGTGGACAAAAATTCTGGACCAAGAAAATTTGGGAAGGATAGTATACCCCAGAAAAATGTAGCAAACGAAGAGGTTGATGTTGAAGATGACGATGACGATGACAATGATATGAATGAAATACCAGAGAAGGATATGTTCAATGAAACAACGTCGGACTATGAAACTCTCAACTTTGAGGATCCTGAGTTGGAGGAAATTGTGTCAGATTAG
- the LOC130727881 gene encoding uncharacterized protein LOC130727881, whose translation MPFTKRVSDFDWRFVVFIIFPVSLVIFFSFNLNTFSSFYPVQNFLFNLPFGGGGGVRKDELLRSRMAVCLVGGARRFELTGPSIIQNILKEYPNSDLFLHSPLDNDAFKFSLLKSAPNVAAVRIFHPQPLPENESYARVLTAHNSPNGIQGLIQYFNLVEGCLTMIKSHQERNNFTYDWIIRTRVDGYWNAPLRPENFVPSQYLVPSGSSYGGLNDRLGIGDLRTSTVAMSRLSLIPALDSADFTELNSEAAFKAQLTTQKVSYLTNRLPFCIVSDRSYDFPPGQYGVPVAALSSPGPLSGAKCRPCRPVCTGKCVEEVMVVVEKGWSWTDWGGGALELCNAHESWENGWEKIFDSVAGKKFAATRKRVHSMKFDECVNDFNEFRKHATYWDAPSVEEICTLGLKRN comes from the exons ATGCCATTTACCAAACGAGTTTCAGATTTTGATTGGCGATTCGTCGTGTTTATAATTTTTCCAGTTTCTCTGgttattttcttctctttcaatttAAACACCTTTTCATCTTTTTACCCGGTTCAGAATTTTCTCTTCAACCTTCCttttggtggtggcggtggtgttCGGAAAGATGAGTTGCTCCGGTCGAGAATGGCAGTGTGTTTGGTCGGCGGTGCGCGGAGGTTCGAACTCACCGGACCTTCCATAATACAGAATATACTCAAGGAGTACCCGAATTCAGATCTCTTCCTGCATAGTCCGTTAGACAATGACGCATTCAAATTCTCGCTGTTGAAGTCTGCGCCGAACGTCGCCGCCGTGAGAATCTTCCACCCTCAGCCGTTGCCGGAGAACGAGTCGTATGCTCGAGTCCTCACGGCGCATAACTCGCCCAATGGCATCCAG GGACTTATTCAATATTTTAACCTCGTGGAAGGATGCTTAACCATGATAAAATCACATCAAGAGAGAAACAACTTCACGTACGATTGGATAATCAGAACTCGAGTAGATGGGTATTGGAATGCTCCATTGAGACCTGAAAACTTTGTTCCGAGTCAGTACCTGGTCCCATCCGGATCCTCATACGGTGGACTCAACGATCGTTTAGGAATTGGCGACCTTAGAACTTCAACGGTGGCCATGTCACGACTCTCTCTCATTCCCGCTTTAGACTCTGCCGATTTCACGGAGCTCAACTCCGAAGCAGCCTTCAAAGCCCAACTCACCACGCAGAAGGTGAGCTACCTCACAAACCGCCTCCCTTTTTGCATCGTCTCGGACCGGAGCTACGATTTCCCGCCGGGCCAGTATGGCGTGCCGGTGGCGGCGCTGTCGAGCCCCGGTCCGCTGAGCGGAGCAAAGTGTCGGCCGTGCAGGCCAGTTTGTACGGGCAAATgcgtggaggaggtgatggtggtggttgagAAGGGGTGGAGTTGGACCGATTGGGGCGGCGGGGCACTTGAGCTTTGCAATGCTCATGAAAGCTGGGAAAACGGTTGGGAGAAGATTTTTGATAGTGTTGCCGGAAAGAAATTTGCGGCGACTAGGAAGCGAGTTCACTCTATGAAATTTGATGAATGCGTTAATGATTTTAACGAGTTCAGAAAACATGCTACTTATTGGGATGCACCTTCTGTAGAAGAAATTTGTACATTAGGTTTGAAACGAAATTAg